In a single window of the Serratia quinivorans genome:
- a CDS encoding Putative hemolysin, translating to MTTSKWLLAGAVLLLAACSSKNEEPVQQGNSARINTLQTSANCASVGGTTTVTHNLNGEAVRMCQMPNGKQCEEWTLGQGACSTAG from the coding sequence ATGACAACATCAAAATGGTTGCTGGCCGGTGCCGTATTGCTTTTGGCCGCATGCAGCAGCAAAAATGAAGAGCCAGTACAGCAGGGCAACAGTGCCAGAATCAATACCTTACAGACCAGCGCGAACTGCGCCAGCGTGGGCGGTACCACTACCGTGACGCACAATTTAAACGGCGAGGCGGTAAGAATGTGCCAGATGCCGAATGGTAAGCAATGCGAAGAATGGACGCTGGGTCAGGGAGCCTGTTCAACCGCCGGTTAA
- the ldhA gene encoding D-lactate dehydrogenase — protein sequence MKMAIYSTKQYDRKYLELVNQQFGYELEFFDFLLSKRTAKNAAGCKAICIFVNDDGSREVLEELAALGVEILALRCAGFNNVDLDAAKELGIKVVRVPAYSPEAVAEHAVGMMMCLNRRIHRAYQRTRDANFSLEGLIGFNMHNRTAGVIGTGKIGIATMRILKGFGMKLLAYDPYPSEQALEMGAEYVDLKTLYAQSDVITLHCPLTPENHHLLDSDAFSLMKNGVMIINTSRGALIDSSAAIDALKQQKIGALGMDVYENERDLFFEDKSNDVIQDDIFRRLSACHNVLFTGHQAFLTEEALTSISETTLKNIHQLEQGENCPNQLNA from the coding sequence ATGAAAATGGCGATATACAGCACTAAACAGTATGACCGTAAATATCTCGAACTGGTGAATCAGCAGTTTGGCTACGAGCTGGAGTTTTTCGATTTCCTGCTCAGTAAAAGAACCGCCAAAAACGCCGCCGGTTGCAAAGCCATCTGTATCTTCGTTAACGACGACGGCAGCCGTGAAGTCCTTGAAGAACTGGCGGCGCTGGGGGTGGAAATCCTGGCCCTGCGCTGCGCCGGTTTCAATAACGTGGATCTGGACGCCGCCAAAGAATTGGGCATCAAAGTGGTACGCGTCCCGGCCTATTCGCCGGAAGCGGTCGCTGAACACGCCGTGGGTATGATGATGTGCCTGAATCGTCGTATTCATCGCGCTTATCAGCGTACCCGCGATGCCAACTTCTCGCTCGAGGGGTTGATTGGCTTCAATATGCATAACCGCACCGCCGGGGTGATTGGCACCGGTAAAATTGGCATCGCCACCATGCGGATCCTGAAAGGGTTTGGCATGAAGCTATTGGCGTATGACCCCTACCCAAGCGAACAAGCGCTGGAGATGGGTGCCGAATATGTCGATCTGAAAACGCTGTACGCACAGTCCGACGTGATCACCCTGCACTGCCCGTTGACGCCGGAAAACCACCATCTGCTGGACAGTGATGCTTTCAGCCTGATGAAAAACGGCGTGATGATTATCAACACCAGCCGTGGCGCACTGATTGACTCCTCGGCGGCGATTGATGCCCTGAAGCAGCAGAAAATCGGCGCACTCGGAATGGATGTGTATGAGAATGAACGCGATCTGTTCTTTGAAGACAAATCCAATGACGTGATCCAGGACGATATTTTCCGCCGCCTGTCAGCCTGCCACAACGTGCTGTTTACCGGCCATCAGGCTTTCCTGACCGAAGAGGCGCTGACCAGCATCTCGGAAACCACGCTGAAAAACATTCACCAATTGGAACAGGGCGAGAACTGCCCGAATCAGCTCAATGCCTGA
- a CDS encoding Bacteriophage terminase large (ATPase) subunit and inactivated derivatives, translated as MITTLEYRNKVRQKATLIRAAGKAKMREHWNIIEAALQFHRFYRLDYFKPYDYQFKWFESGIYATLRYLSAANQIGKTYGGAVEMTYHLTGLYPDWWPGRHFEVTGKEVCWAMGVSLESTRKVLQNYLLGTDNAKKTREFGSGTIPREMIRMETLVRDGELVKSISIDNAAGGYCELYFYASTQSTDTLHGQKVLYIWLDEQPDNELELSSIFAARTINTGGIVAVTATPEKGATDLWRQCKEDNSPHVHFQSATWDDAPHLSEEAKDRILAAIPYHEREMRSKGIPVAGIGAIYPYRDDDITCEPFDIPDHWLVLAPLDFGVSGNRDPSIILSMAYDPDTGVRYVFAEWSSEMDKSVYANSYMPDFMAHKIIGQKPDDWDAVTQSAPFVGIGLPGIVVKSPHDGANTQPGTNQTRCEIMRDVGANVDPRLWELPPDMAPLEKNRRSLAGSIAIAANLFRDGKLKIFTTCTETLRERRGYQWIKKGQKTVPIDKDNHFMDAMRIGAIRISYDGEYMQDARQPIPNNTVDGNPYETDMGAYHL; from the coding sequence ATGATTACCACGCTGGAATACCGCAATAAGGTTCGCCAGAAGGCAACGCTTATTCGCGCTGCCGGCAAGGCAAAGATGCGCGAGCACTGGAATATCATCGAAGCAGCGTTGCAGTTCCACCGCTTTTACCGACTGGACTACTTCAAGCCCTACGACTACCAGTTCAAATGGTTTGAGTCGGGCATCTATGCCACGTTGCGCTATCTGTCTGCCGCTAACCAGATTGGTAAAACCTACGGTGGCGCCGTGGAAATGACTTACCACTTGACCGGTCTCTATCCTGACTGGTGGCCGGGACGTCATTTCGAGGTGACGGGCAAGGAGGTGTGCTGGGCAATGGGTGTAAGCCTGGAGTCCACGCGCAAGGTGTTGCAGAACTACCTGCTCGGCACGGATAACGCGAAGAAAACCCGTGAGTTCGGCAGTGGCACCATCCCGCGGGAGATGATCCGTATGGAAACACTGGTTCGCGATGGCGAGCTAGTGAAGTCAATCTCAATCGATAACGCAGCGGGAGGTTACTGTGAGCTGTATTTCTATGCGTCCACGCAATCGACGGATACTCTTCATGGCCAGAAAGTTTTATATATTTGGCTTGACGAGCAGCCGGACAACGAGCTGGAACTATCCAGTATCTTTGCGGCACGAACTATTAATACCGGCGGCATTGTTGCCGTCACCGCCACACCGGAAAAGGGCGCTACAGACCTCTGGCGTCAGTGCAAGGAAGATAACAGCCCGCACGTCCATTTTCAGTCAGCCACCTGGGACGACGCCCCGCACTTAAGCGAAGAAGCAAAAGACCGAATCCTTGCTGCCATCCCCTATCACGAACGTGAAATGCGCTCCAAAGGCATTCCTGTTGCCGGCATTGGCGCCATCTATCCCTACCGCGACGACGACATCACCTGCGAACCGTTCGATATCCCCGACCACTGGCTAGTCCTAGCTCCGCTGGACTTTGGTGTCAGCGGTAACCGTGACCCGTCAATCATCCTGTCCATGGCGTACGACCCGGATACCGGCGTGCGTTACGTCTTTGCCGAGTGGTCAAGCGAGATGGACAAGAGTGTCTACGCCAACAGCTACATGCCTGACTTCATGGCGCACAAAATCATCGGCCAGAAGCCTGACGACTGGGATGCGGTAACCCAATCCGCGCCGTTCGTCGGTATCGGTCTGCCTGGCATCGTGGTCAAGTCTCCGCATGATGGCGCAAACACCCAGCCCGGCACCAACCAGACGCGATGCGAAATCATGCGTGACGTCGGCGCCAATGTTGACCCGCGTCTTTGGGAATTACCGCCTGATATGGCACCACTGGAAAAGAACCGCCGGTCGCTTGCCGGCTCGATTGCCATCGCTGCCAACCTGTTTCGGGATGGAAAGCTGAAGATTTTCACGACATGCACGGAAACGCTGCGGGAACGCCGGGGCTATCAGTGGATCAAGAAAGGGCAAAAGACCGTCCCCATCGACAAAGACAATCACTTCATGGATGCCATGCGCATCGGTGCTATCCGCATTAGCTACGACGGCGAATACATGCAGGACGCACGTCAGCCGATCCCGAATAACACCGTTGACGGGAACCCCTACGAAACCGACATGGGAGCATACCACCTGTGA
- a CDS encoding Dicarboxylate transport → MTKRLKVFIGIVVSVLILLVALWQTLPRWLPRVLSHWLPQGSQLVLQGKLQWHQGALQLDGARFLAQDCLLASAGPTRLAYQQGRWQLIGDKLHVDTACLSKLPAGDANSAPLALDQLQKQLPLLDITIKDLSVLPWQFYAGKLQIHATAEGQSLQYQGPNVSVDALLDQHQQLTLNSLTLTAPNSPQPLHLTGKISIPLDLDSMPTQGALQGELQTAYLEKPLLLDMRWQQQQGVMTLTEKGADKPLATLPWEINPQQVSIKQGEWRWPYSQQPLNGGLSIALHDWSKGFDEAQISARLNVITDGHNGKGNAVLTLGPGKVGLIDSDLRFQLTGQANMADFSMTASIPGIISGTILNPTLVLQSGALLRLWGNATPEMKLEEARLPLAGVKVTAGGITGRLQAIINASDSYWGRFKLHLDGKAQDFWPDHGNWQWRYWGNGQLPPLQAAWDVAGSGSWQDSTLVLDRLSTGFDQLKYSMVTVDAPRLSLSQPLRWQRDQQAPAFNGELQLVSGKVSFTNGGYLPAPVLALQLKGKAPDSFQLQGKLQAEQIGPIALRGRWDGERLRGEGWWPKQSLEVFQPLISPDLNIKLRDGEFYAQSAFSAARVQGFEAGGHWVVKNGGMWLKDGEMSGLDFVMSYRLKNHLWQLGAKKPVMLRIRSFSNLFEMQNITADLQGTYPYSEQTPLTLSNVGMDALNGHISLSALRMPQHDAAVLKLDKVDLSALFTALKPKQFAMSGRVDGELPLYLNHPKWLVRNGWIANSGMLTLRLDKDMADAIGSNNLATGAAIDWLRYMEINRSKARVDLDNLGELTLKARIDGVNPQKSTKREVILNYSHQENVFQLWRSLRFGDNLQEWLEQALSKSGNSQ, encoded by the coding sequence ATGACTAAGCGATTGAAAGTATTCATAGGGATTGTGGTGAGTGTGCTGATCCTGCTGGTGGCGCTGTGGCAAACTTTGCCGCGCTGGCTGCCGCGTGTGCTCTCGCACTGGTTACCGCAGGGCAGCCAGTTGGTTTTGCAGGGCAAACTACAGTGGCACCAGGGCGCCTTGCAGTTGGATGGCGCCCGCTTTTTAGCGCAAGACTGCCTGCTTGCCAGCGCCGGCCCAACCCGATTGGCTTATCAGCAAGGGCGTTGGCAACTGATCGGCGACAAGCTGCATGTCGATACGGCCTGCCTATCAAAATTGCCTGCCGGTGATGCCAATAGCGCCCCCCTGGCGCTTGACCAACTGCAAAAACAACTGCCGCTGCTGGATATCACCATTAAGGATCTCTCGGTGCTGCCGTGGCAATTCTATGCCGGTAAACTGCAGATACACGCCACCGCAGAAGGCCAGAGCCTGCAATATCAAGGTCCCAACGTCAGCGTTGACGCGCTGCTGGATCAACATCAACAACTGACGCTGAACAGCCTGACGCTCACCGCGCCCAACAGCCCGCAGCCGCTGCATCTGACCGGAAAAATCAGCATTCCGCTGGATTTGGACAGCATGCCGACGCAAGGCGCACTGCAGGGCGAACTGCAGACCGCTTATCTGGAAAAGCCTTTGCTGCTGGATATGCGCTGGCAACAGCAGCAGGGGGTGATGACGCTGACTGAAAAGGGGGCAGATAAACCCTTGGCCACCTTGCCGTGGGAGATCAACCCGCAGCAGGTGAGTATCAAGCAGGGCGAGTGGCGCTGGCCGTACAGTCAGCAACCGCTTAACGGCGGCTTGAGCATCGCGCTGCATGACTGGAGCAAAGGCTTTGATGAAGCCCAGATCAGTGCCCGTTTAAATGTGATCACCGACGGCCACAACGGTAAGGGCAATGCGGTGTTGACGCTGGGGCCGGGTAAGGTCGGGCTAATCGACAGCGACTTACGCTTCCAACTGACCGGTCAGGCGAATATGGCCGATTTTTCCATGACCGCTTCCATCCCCGGTATCATCAGCGGCACTATTCTTAACCCGACGCTGGTGTTGCAGTCAGGGGCACTGCTGCGTTTGTGGGGCAACGCCACACCGGAAATGAAACTGGAAGAGGCGCGGTTGCCGCTGGCCGGCGTGAAGGTCACCGCGGGCGGCATCACCGGCCGCCTGCAGGCGATCATCAATGCCAGCGACAGCTATTGGGGCCGTTTTAAACTGCATCTGGACGGCAAGGCCCAGGATTTTTGGCCGGATCACGGTAACTGGCAATGGCGCTATTGGGGTAACGGCCAGTTGCCGCCGCTACAGGCTGCCTGGGACGTCGCCGGCAGCGGCAGTTGGCAGGACAGCACTTTGGTGCTCGATCGCCTTTCTACCGGTTTTGATCAATTGAAATACAGCATGGTGACGGTAGACGCACCGCGTCTCAGTCTTAGCCAACCGCTGCGTTGGCAGCGTGACCAGCAGGCCCCGGCATTCAATGGCGAACTGCAGCTGGTTTCCGGCAAGGTTAGCTTCACCAACGGGGGTTACCTGCCGGCCCCGGTGCTGGCGCTGCAGCTCAAGGGCAAAGCGCCGGACAGCTTCCAGCTACAGGGCAAACTGCAGGCGGAACAGATTGGGCCGATAGCACTGCGAGGCCGCTGGGACGGTGAGCGTTTGCGCGGAGAGGGCTGGTGGCCAAAACAGTCGCTGGAAGTGTTCCAACCCTTGATCTCACCCGATCTGAATATCAAACTGCGCGACGGCGAGTTTTATGCCCAGTCGGCCTTCTCTGCGGCCCGGGTACAGGGCTTTGAGGCCGGTGGCCACTGGGTGGTGAAAAACGGCGGCATGTGGCTGAAAGACGGCGAGATGAGCGGCCTGGACTTTGTGATGTCCTACCGACTGAAAAACCATCTCTGGCAGTTGGGGGCCAAAAAGCCAGTGATGTTACGCATCAGGTCATTCAGCAACCTGTTTGAAATGCAGAATATTACCGCCGATCTGCAGGGGACCTACCCGTACAGCGAACAGACACCGCTGACGCTGAGCAACGTTGGAATGGATGCATTAAACGGTCATATCAGCCTGTCGGCGCTGCGGATGCCGCAGCATGACGCTGCCGTATTGAAACTGGATAAAGTTGATCTCAGCGCCTTGTTTACCGCGCTGAAGCCAAAACAGTTTGCCATGTCCGGGCGGGTGGACGGCGAACTGCCGCTGTATCTCAATCATCCCAAATGGCTGGTACGCAACGGTTGGATCGCCAACTCGGGCATGCTGACGCTGCGGCTGGACAAGGATATGGCCGATGCCATCGGCAGCAATAATCTGGCGACCGGCGCGGCGATCGACTGGCTGCGCTATATGGAGATTAACCGCTCGAAAGCCAGGGTTGATCTCGACAACCTCGGTGAGCTGACGCTGAAGGCGCGCATTGACGGGGTTAATCCGCAAAAAAGTACCAAACGAGAAGTTATCCTGAACTATAGCCATCAGGAAAACGTATTTCAGCTGTGGCGCAGTCTGCGCTTTGGCGACAATTTACAGGAGTGGCTGGAACAGGCACTCTCAAAGAGTGGTAATAGTCAATAA
- the hslJ gene encoding Heat shock protein hslJ translates to MKKSISVALTALLLAGCGMSQNGKTVTESDLLHHNFALQSVDGVAVKSRPGNGPNLEFGEKMHVSGAMCNHFFGGGQLQDGVLTVPGLASTRMACSDPQLNQWDWLIGDVLGKGAKVTLSAQKLTLSGSGHVLVYTQRDWVQ, encoded by the coding sequence ATGAAAAAGTCCATCTCAGTGGCGTTAACGGCGCTGCTGTTAGCGGGGTGTGGTATGAGCCAGAACGGTAAAACGGTGACAGAAAGCGATCTGTTGCATCACAATTTTGCGCTGCAAAGCGTCGATGGCGTGGCAGTAAAGTCACGCCCCGGCAACGGACCCAATCTTGAGTTCGGTGAGAAAATGCACGTTTCCGGCGCCATGTGTAACCACTTCTTTGGTGGCGGCCAATTGCAAGACGGCGTGTTGACGGTGCCTGGGCTGGCTTCAACCCGCATGGCCTGCTCAGACCCGCAACTCAACCAGTGGGATTGGTTGATTGGCGACGTGCTGGGCAAAGGGGCAAAAGTCACCCTCAGCGCTCAGAAATTGACACTGAGCGGCAGCGGCCACGTCCTGGTCTATACCCAGCGAGACTGGGTGCAGTAA